One window of the Candidatus Schekmanbacteria bacterium genome contains the following:
- a CDS encoding 4Fe-4S dicluster domain-containing protein has translation MPNVIHFNPKRCTLCKRCETACSNKHFNVFTSFYSKIKAVEFEEEQSYYPITCFQCDDPPCLPACPVGAIEKNEDTGVVTINEEECTGCGACIDECPIKHIFAYDDFGHAIKCDFCGGEPECVKFCKDRAIEWREITEEERAEREKLFTTLAEKLKEVKAL, from the coding sequence ATGCCAAATGTTATCCACTTTAATCCTAAGAGATGCACTTTGTGTAAAAGGTGCGAAACAGCATGTTCGAATAAGCATTTTAATGTTTTTACAAGTTTTTATTCAAAGATCAAAGCTGTTGAATTTGAAGAGGAGCAGTCTTACTATCCGATAACCTGTTTCCAATGTGATGACCCACCTTGTTTGCCTGCCTGTCCAGTAGGAGCAATTGAAAAGAATGAGGATACAGGGGTTGTTACAATCAATGAAGAAGAATGCACAGGATGTGGCGCCTGTATAGATGAGTGCCCAATAAAACATATCTTTGCTTACGATGATTTTGGACATGCGATCAAGTGCGACTTTTGCGGCGGCGAACCTGAATGTGTCAAATTTTGTAAAGACCGTGCAATAGAATGGAGAGAAATAACAGAGGAAGAAAGGGCAGAAAGAGAGAAACTTTTTACAACTTTAGCAGAGAAACTGAAGGAGGTAAAGGCATTATGA